From one Luteolibacter sp. SL250 genomic stretch:
- a CDS encoding type II secretion system protein GspG, whose translation MSRPRLLIAGILTAVILAVAFLLLRKTDVPPAPAPPAADAPASPKAATPPPVAHSPQRIALHPPQPDELAQVPPNPMTAGIGSAKVPPEKEIAMVLELFQIYRREFGAFPAGETNAHFMNALRGANPGKLPVFPLQHPRLDPEGNLTDRWGHPYVFHAVSRDRLEIRSKGPDGEIHTPDDLVAPGK comes from the coding sequence ATGAGCCGTCCGCGCCTGCTCATTGCCGGGATCCTGACGGCAGTCATCCTGGCTGTGGCGTTCTTGCTTCTCCGGAAAACGGACGTTCCGCCCGCTCCGGCCCCACCCGCGGCGGATGCCCCTGCTTCCCCGAAGGCGGCCACTCCTCCCCCGGTGGCGCATTCTCCCCAGCGGATTGCCCTTCATCCACCACAGCCGGATGAACTCGCCCAGGTGCCTCCGAATCCCATGACCGCCGGTATCGGCTCCGCCAAAGTACCGCCGGAGAAGGAGATCGCGATGGTGCTGGAGCTTTTCCAAATTTACCGCCGGGAGTTCGGCGCATTCCCCGCCGGGGAAACCAACGCCCACTTCATGAATGCCCTGCGCGGCGCGAATCCCGGCAAGCTCCCGGTGTTCCCGCTGCAACACCCCCGGCTCGATCCCGAGGGGAACCTGACCGATCGCTGGGGGCATCCCTACGTGTTCCACGCCGTCTCCCGTGACCGGCTGGAGATCCGCAGCAAGGGACCGGATGGCGAAATCCACACGCCGGACGATCTGGTGGCCCCGGGGAAGTGA
- a CDS encoding DUF1501 domain-containing protein encodes MKDTPPHPGRRQFIGQAACAGLGLTGVMSTLGTLRLFNASLQAQGIPPTLDDHKSLICLFLYGGNDANNLLVPRDTTAYAAYQRDRGVLALNRDDLLPLSIPNDDGRQFGLHPAMGALHSVFSEQKMAMVCNVGTLVGPITKAEYLSGGAAIPPYLFSHNDQQMQWQTSVPDSPRTVGWGGRLQDLLHAGNGDSQISMNVSIAGSNYFQVGEKFSQYHVTPGGSIGLANYRDDWSPRKEMYQSFDQMIARSYGHIFEQEHSKIVRRAISNDTLLKTALAANPLPAEDAAFPLSQTEEEGAVTYLAAQLRMILRMIHARQALGMKRQIFFAAIGGFDTHDAQLPDHHALLKELSDGIADFYNATKTLGISDNVTLYTASDFNRTYNSNGKGSDHAWGSHQMIVGGAVNGGRLYGHIPLLEIDGPDDTGSRGSWIPKVSTDEMAATLALWFGVPVGDLPQVLPNIGRFANPDMGFMNLA; translated from the coding sequence ATGAAAGACACCCCACCCCATCCCGGACGCCGCCAGTTCATCGGCCAGGCTGCTTGCGCGGGGCTCGGCCTCACGGGGGTGATGTCCACGCTCGGCACGCTGCGCCTTTTCAATGCCTCCCTGCAGGCACAGGGCATCCCACCCACCCTGGATGACCACAAGAGCCTCATCTGCCTGTTCCTCTACGGCGGCAATGACGCGAACAACCTGCTGGTCCCACGCGATACCACCGCCTACGCCGCCTACCAGCGGGACCGCGGCGTGCTGGCGCTCAACCGGGACGACCTGCTGCCCCTCAGCATCCCGAACGACGATGGCCGCCAGTTCGGCCTGCACCCGGCGATGGGTGCCCTCCACTCCGTCTTCAGTGAGCAGAAGATGGCGATGGTCTGCAACGTCGGCACACTCGTCGGTCCGATCACCAAGGCGGAGTATCTCTCCGGCGGCGCGGCCATCCCGCCCTATCTCTTTTCCCACAACGACCAGCAGATGCAGTGGCAGACGTCCGTGCCGGACTCCCCGCGCACGGTCGGCTGGGGTGGCAGGCTGCAGGATCTGCTGCACGCCGGCAACGGGGACTCCCAGATCTCGATGAACGTCTCCATCGCCGGCTCGAACTACTTCCAGGTCGGCGAAAAATTCTCCCAATACCACGTCACCCCCGGCGGCAGCATCGGTCTGGCCAACTACCGGGACGACTGGTCGCCGCGGAAGGAGATGTACCAGTCCTTCGACCAGATGATCGCCCGCAGCTACGGGCACATCTTCGAGCAGGAACACTCGAAGATCGTGAGACGGGCGATTTCCAATGACACGCTGCTCAAGACGGCGCTGGCGGCCAATCCCCTCCCGGCGGAGGACGCCGCCTTTCCGCTGAGCCAGACGGAGGAAGAGGGTGCCGTCACCTACCTGGCCGCCCAGCTCCGCATGATCCTCAGGATGATTCATGCCCGCCAGGCGCTGGGCATGAAGCGGCAGATCTTCTTCGCCGCCATTGGTGGCTTCGACACCCACGACGCGCAGCTCCCGGACCACCACGCGCTGCTGAAGGAACTGAGCGACGGCATCGCGGACTTCTACAACGCGACGAAGACCCTGGGCATCAGCGACAACGTCACTCTGTACACGGCGTCCGATTTCAACCGCACCTACAACAGCAATGGCAAAGGCTCCGACCATGCGTGGGGCAGCCACCAAATGATCGTGGGCGGCGCGGTGAACGGCGGCCGCCTCTACGGCCACATCCCGCTGCTGGAGATCGACGGCCCGGACGATACCGGCAGCCGCGGAAGCTGGATCCCGAAAGTCTCCACGGATGAGATGGCCGCCACGCTGGCGCTCTGGTTCGGCGTGCCGGTCGGGGACCTACCGCAGGTGCTGCCGAACATCGGCCGCTTCGCGAATCCGGACATGGGCTTCATGAACCTCGCGTGA